Proteins found in one Planococcus citri chromosome 2, ihPlaCitr1.1, whole genome shotgun sequence genomic segment:
- the Tm2 gene encoding tropomyosin-1 — protein MDAIKKKMQAMKMEKDAAMDKADTCEGQAKDANLRADKVMEDVREAQKKLQQVESDLELAKRKLEDANKDLEEKEKALAQAEGEVASLNRKVQMIEEDLERSEERSGTATAKLAEASQAADESKRMCKVLENRSQQDEERMDQLTNQLKEARLLAEDADGKSDEVSRKLAFVEDELEVAEDRVKSGDSKIMELEEELKVVGNSLKSLEVSEEKANQRVEEYKQQIKSLTVRLKEAEARAEFAEKTVKKLQKEVDRLEDELGLNKDRYKSLADEMDSTFAELAGY, from the exons ATGGACGCCATCAAGAAGAAAATGCAGGCGATGAAGATGGAGAAGGATGCGGCGATGGACAAAGCCGACACCTGCGAAGGACAAGCTAAAGATGCCAACCTCCGTGCCGATAAG GTTATGGAGGATGTCCGAGAGGCTCAAAAGAAACTCCAACAAGTTGAAAGTGATCTTGAATTAGCCAAAAGAAAATTGGAAGATGCTAACAAAGatttagaagaaaaagaaaaagcccTCGCTCAG GCTGAAGGTGAAGTAGCTTCATTGAACAGAAAAGTCCAAATGATTGAAGAAGATTTAGAACGATCTGAAGAAAGATCGGGAACCGCAACTGCCAAATTAGCCGAAGCTTCCCAAGCCGCCGACGAATCCAAACG TATGTGCAAAGTACTAGAAAACAGAAGCCAACAAGATGAAGAAAGAATGGATCAATTAACCAATCAATTGAAAGAAGCTAGACTTTTGGCTGAAGATGCTGATGGAAAATCAGATGAA GTTTCCAGGAAGTTGGCCTTCGTTGAAGATGAATTAGAAGTAGCTGAAGATCGTGTAAAATCCGGTGACTC TAAAATTATGGAATTAGAAGAAGAATTGAAAGTTGTAGGAAACAGTTTGAAATCATTGGAAGTTTCTGAAGAAAAA GCTAACCAACGTGTTGAAGAATACAAACAGCAAATTAAATCCTTAACCGTAAGACTTAAAGAA GCCGAAGCTAGAGCAGAATTCGCTGAGAAAACCGTCAAGAAATTACAGAAAGAAGTTGACAGACTCGAAG ACGAACTTGGTCTCAACAAAGACAGATACAAGTCATTGGCTGACGAAATGGACTCCACATTCGCCGAATTGGCTGGTTACTAA